From the Oryza glaberrima chromosome 5, OglaRS2, whole genome shotgun sequence genome, one window contains:
- the LOC127774714 gene encoding polygalacturonase At1g48100-like isoform X2, giving the protein MGGGPSRLGLPRLLMVVALVLLALCGFGVHGRNHIHKKPHGGGGGGGRQHRGGGTVVSSPAVPPADEQTQPPGIVPSDPAIPAQPEQCVFDVRAFGAVGDGTTDDTEAFRAAWRAACAVESAVISVPSDGTFTITTTTFTGPCKPGLVFQVDGVLMPPDGPDCWPPSDNRRQWLVFSNLDGLTLRGAGTIEGNGEGWWNLPCKPHRGPNGSTLRGPCDSPTLVRFFMSRNLVVEGLRVENSPEFHFRFDGCSDVRVDGLSIRSPANSPNTDGIHVENTQRVAIYNSMISNGDDCISIGTGSYDVDIQNVSCGPGHGISIGSLGVHNSQACVANVTVRNAVIRNSDNGLRIKTWQGGMGSVSGINFDTVSMENVRNCIIIDQYYCLDKRCMNQSTAVHVTDVSYANVRGSYDVRAAPIHFACSDTVPCTNITMSEVELLPFSGELVDDPFCWSAYGLQQTPTIPPIYCLQDGLPDSLLDNPDLRCR; this is encoded by the exons ATGGGAGGAGGACCTTCGAGGTTGGGCTTGCCGCGGTTGTTGATGGTGGTGGCGCTTGTGCTTCTGGCATTGTGTGGTTTCGGTGTCCATGGAAGGAACCATATCCACAAGAAGCcgcatggcggcggtggcggaggaggccggcagCACAGGGGTGGCGGCACGGTGGTGTCCTCCCCTGCGGTCCCACCGGCGGACGAGCAGACGCAGCCGCCTGGCATTGTCCCCTCGGACCCGGCCATCCCTGCCCAGCCGGAGCAGTGCGTGTTCGACGTCAGGGCGTTTGGTGCGGTGGGCGACGGCACGACGGACGACACCGAGGCGTTCCGGGCGGCGTGGAGGGCGGCCTGCGCCGTGGAGTCGGCCGTCATCTCGGTGCCGTCCGACGGCACGTTCACCATCACCACGACCACGTTCACCGGGCCGTGCAAGCCCGGCCTCGTCTTTCAAGTGGATGGGGTGCTGATGCCGCCGGACGGGCCGGACTGCTGGCCGCCGTCGGATAACCGGCGGCAGTGGCTCGTCTTCTCCAACCTCGACGGCCTGACGCTGCGCGGCGCCGGCACGATCGAGGGCAACGGCGAGGGCTGGTGGAATCTCCCCTGCAAGCCTCACAGG GGTCCGAACGGGTCGACGCTGCGCGGCCCGTGCGACAGCCCGACG CTGGTGAGGTTCTTCATGAGCCGGAACCTGGTGGTGGAGGGCCTGAGGGTGGAGAACAGCCCGGAGTTCCACTTCCGGTTCGACGGCTGCAGCGACGTGCGCGTCGACGGGCTGTCCATCAGGTCGCCGGCGAACAGCCCCAACACCGACGGCATCCACGTCGAGAACACCCAGCGCGTTGCCATCTACAACTCCATGATCAGCAACG GTGATGACTGCATCTCAATTGGGACGGGGAGCTACGACGTCGACATTCAAAATGTTTCTTGCGGCCCTGGACACGGCATAAG CATCGGGAGCTTGGGCGTGCACAACTCGCAGGCGTGCGTGGCGAACGTGACGGTGCGGAACGCGGTGATCCGGAACTCGGACAACGGGCTGCGGATCAAGACGTGGCAGGGCGGGATGGGGTCGGTGTCCGGGATCAACTTCGACACGGTGAGCATGGAGAACGTGCGGAACTGCATCATCATCGACCAGTACTACTGCCTGGACAAGCGGTGCATGAACCAGTCCACCGCCGTGCACGTCACCGACGTCTCCTACGCCAACGTCCGGGGATCCTACGACGTCCGCGCGGCCCCAATCCACTTCGCCTGCAGCGACACCGTCCCCTGCACCAACATCACCATGTCCGAGGTCGAGCTGCTCCCCTTCAgcggcgagctcgtcgacgaCCCATTCTGCTGGAGCGCCTACGGCCTCCAGCAGACGCCCACCATCCCGCCCATCTACTGCCTCCAGGACGGCCTGCCGGACTCGCTCCTCGACAACCCGGACCTCAGATGCCGATGA
- the LOC127774714 gene encoding polygalacturonase At1g48100-like isoform X1, which yields MGGGPSRLGLPRLLMVVALVLLALCGFGVHGRNHIHKKPHGGGGGGGRQHRGGGTVVSSPAVPPADEQTQPPGIVPSDPAIPAQPEQCVFDVRAFGAVGDGTTDDTEAFRAAWRAACAVESAVISVPSDGTFTITTTTFTGPCKPGLVFQVDGVLMPPDGPDCWPPSDNRRQWLVFSNLDGLTLRGAGTIEGNGEGWWNLPCKPHRGPNGSTLRGPCDSPTLVRFFMSRNLVVEGLRVENSPEFHFRFDGCSDVRVDGLSIRSPANSPNTDGIHVENTQRVAIYNSMISNGDDCISIGTGSYDVDIQNVSCGPGHGISKSIWFWWCMCSIGSLGVHNSQACVANVTVRNAVIRNSDNGLRIKTWQGGMGSVSGINFDTVSMENVRNCIIIDQYYCLDKRCMNQSTAVHVTDVSYANVRGSYDVRAAPIHFACSDTVPCTNITMSEVELLPFSGELVDDPFCWSAYGLQQTPTIPPIYCLQDGLPDSLLDNPDLRCR from the exons ATGGGAGGAGGACCTTCGAGGTTGGGCTTGCCGCGGTTGTTGATGGTGGTGGCGCTTGTGCTTCTGGCATTGTGTGGTTTCGGTGTCCATGGAAGGAACCATATCCACAAGAAGCcgcatggcggcggtggcggaggaggccggcagCACAGGGGTGGCGGCACGGTGGTGTCCTCCCCTGCGGTCCCACCGGCGGACGAGCAGACGCAGCCGCCTGGCATTGTCCCCTCGGACCCGGCCATCCCTGCCCAGCCGGAGCAGTGCGTGTTCGACGTCAGGGCGTTTGGTGCGGTGGGCGACGGCACGACGGACGACACCGAGGCGTTCCGGGCGGCGTGGAGGGCGGCCTGCGCCGTGGAGTCGGCCGTCATCTCGGTGCCGTCCGACGGCACGTTCACCATCACCACGACCACGTTCACCGGGCCGTGCAAGCCCGGCCTCGTCTTTCAAGTGGATGGGGTGCTGATGCCGCCGGACGGGCCGGACTGCTGGCCGCCGTCGGATAACCGGCGGCAGTGGCTCGTCTTCTCCAACCTCGACGGCCTGACGCTGCGCGGCGCCGGCACGATCGAGGGCAACGGCGAGGGCTGGTGGAATCTCCCCTGCAAGCCTCACAGG GGTCCGAACGGGTCGACGCTGCGCGGCCCGTGCGACAGCCCGACG CTGGTGAGGTTCTTCATGAGCCGGAACCTGGTGGTGGAGGGCCTGAGGGTGGAGAACAGCCCGGAGTTCCACTTCCGGTTCGACGGCTGCAGCGACGTGCGCGTCGACGGGCTGTCCATCAGGTCGCCGGCGAACAGCCCCAACACCGACGGCATCCACGTCGAGAACACCCAGCGCGTTGCCATCTACAACTCCATGATCAGCAACG GTGATGACTGCATCTCAATTGGGACGGGGAGCTACGACGTCGACATTCAAAATGTTTCTTGCGGCCCTGGACACGGCATAAG CAAATCCATTTGGTTTTGGTGGTGCATGTGCAGCATCGGGAGCTTGGGCGTGCACAACTCGCAGGCGTGCGTGGCGAACGTGACGGTGCGGAACGCGGTGATCCGGAACTCGGACAACGGGCTGCGGATCAAGACGTGGCAGGGCGGGATGGGGTCGGTGTCCGGGATCAACTTCGACACGGTGAGCATGGAGAACGTGCGGAACTGCATCATCATCGACCAGTACTACTGCCTGGACAAGCGGTGCATGAACCAGTCCACCGCCGTGCACGTCACCGACGTCTCCTACGCCAACGTCCGGGGATCCTACGACGTCCGCGCGGCCCCAATCCACTTCGCCTGCAGCGACACCGTCCCCTGCACCAACATCACCATGTCCGAGGTCGAGCTGCTCCCCTTCAgcggcgagctcgtcgacgaCCCATTCTGCTGGAGCGCCTACGGCCTCCAGCAGACGCCCACCATCCCGCCCATCTACTGCCTCCAGGACGGCCTGCCGGACTCGCTCCTCGACAACCCGGACCTCAGATGCCGATGA
- the LOC127774647 gene encoding ras-related protein RGP2, whose translation MGGRVDHEYSYLFKMVLIGDSGVGKSNILSRFTRNHFSLDSKSTIGVEFATKSLQMEGKTIKAQIWDTAGQERYRAITSAYYRGAVGALLVYDITKRQSFDNVHRWLRELRDHADSSIVIMMVGNKSDLIHLRAVSEDEGKALAEKEGLFFLETSAMEAVNVEEAFQTIITEVYGIVNRKALAAKEAAAASAPLPSQGKTISIDSAAGNTKRACCSA comes from the exons ATGGGCGGGCGGGTGGATCACGAGTACTCGTACCTGTTCAAGATGGTGCTGATCGGCGACAGCGGCGTCGGCAAGTCTAATATCCTCTCCCGCTTCACCCGCAACCACTTCTCCCTCGACTCCAAGTCCACCATCGGCGTCGAGTTCGCCACCAAATCCCTGCAG ATGGAGGGCAAAACAATAAAGGCTCAGATCTGGGACACAGCAGGACAGGAGAGATATCGTGCCATCACAAGTGCTTACTACCGTGGCGCTGTTGGGGCTCTCCTTGTTTACGACATCACAAAGAGGCAGAGCTTCGACAATGTCCACAGGTGGCTTCGTGAGCTCCGCGACCATGCCGACTCGAGCATTGTTATCATGATGGTCGGTAATAAGTCTGATTTGATTCATCTAAGGGCTGTCTCCGAGGATGAAGGTAAGGCATTGGCTGAAAAGGAGGGGCTGTTTTTTCTTGAGACATCAGCTATGGAGGCCGTGAATGTGGAGGAAGCTTTTCAGACTATCATCACAGAGGTCTATGGCATTGTTAACAGGAAAGCACTGGCCGCCAAAGAAgcagctgctgcttctgctccgCTGCCTTCCCAGGGTAAAACTATCAGCATTGACAGCGCTGCAGGAAACACAAAGAGGGCATGCTGCTCTGCTTGA
- the LOC127774905 gene encoding protein MIZU-KUSSEI 1-like, with product MKKKTAASKYLCFASFTICIPSAKQPSGGDAKNRLSFSFPESINGGKDRRCQQHTEEEHKSESIIDPAASIVTRTDGKHCTIIVGTIFGRRSGHVTFCVQRDAAMPPPFLFELSVPMLSLAAEMGSGLLRIALECHHSSGKVVVGAADGDTINNAGTGGGGSRSVWKASCNGRDVGYAVRRRPTDQDCRVLESMRMTTTGVGVLPSTGFSEDGGGGDVLYMRATYERVVGSKDAVSYHLITPGTASGSPQQELSVFLLRTRGD from the coding sequence ATGAAGAAGAAGACGGCCGCATCCAAATACCTTTGCTTTGCGAGTTTCACCATATGTATCCCCTCCGCTAAGCAGCCGTCCGGCGGTGACGCCAAGAATCGTCTCAGCTTCTCCTTCCCGGAGAGCATCAACGGCGGCAAGGACCGGCGTTGTCAGCAGCACACGGAGGAGGAGCATAAGTCCGAGAGCATCATCGACCCGGCGGCTTCGATCGTCACGAGGACAGACGGCAAGCACTGCACCATCATCGTTGGCACCATCTTTGGCCGCCGCAGCGGCCACGTCACCTTCTGCGTGCAGCGCGACGCAGCCATGCCGCCTCCCTTCCTCTTCGAGCTCTCCGTCCCGATGCTGTCACTTGCCGCCGAGATGGGCTCCGGCCTTCTCCGCATAGCCCTCGAATGTCACCACTCCAGCGGCAAGGTGGTCGTCGGTGCTGCTGACGGCGACACCATCAACAACGCCGgtacaggcggcggcggctcgaggAGTGTCTGGAAGGCGTCCTGCAATGGGCGGGACGTGGGTTACGCCGTACGGCGGCGGCCCACCGACCAGGACTGCCGCGTGCTGGAGAGCATGAGGATGACGACGACCGGCGTCGGGGTGCTACCGTCGACGGGGTTcagcgaggacggcggcggcggagatgtgCTGTACATGAGGGCAACGTACGAGAGAGTCGTGGGTTCAAAGGACGCCGTGTCGTACCACCTCATCACTCCCGGAACAGCCAGCGGCAGCCCCCAGCAGGAACTCAGCGTCTTCTTGCTTCGCACCAGGGGTGACTGA